One Sphingobium sp. Z007 genomic region harbors:
- a CDS encoding MFS transporter, with protein sequence MHSIPVPSDDDSPAWVTGAARIRLQLSLMVNFFLLMALYSGVLGVLLPNQIAELSPGAKENNLALLFAITSVFSTLATPIAGALSDRTRSRWGRRTPWIAIASLIGSLCLFGVSLMTSFWSLMILWVMAAIAYNAMQPAMTTLIADRFSPVSRGGVSGVVGAGMTAGLTAGTVVAGYLAGERVLAYGLFAAAIAASCLAFVALNREPPSDAMPRRPIHWGSFFKSFWISPREHPDFAWAFASRFTIYMGYQAVAAYLLYILRDYIGLADGASNIAIANMALLTLICLVLSSLISGWLSDRWQRRKPFVVLGSLIMGVAMTAPLLAPSMTGMWIYAGVIGIGYGMFMSIDMALMTQVLPKSALGDEGKDLGVLTTAVNIPQILSPVMAAILLGVFDNDYRAIFIAALLFVFGSALCVLPIRSVR encoded by the coding sequence ATGCACAGCATCCCCGTCCCTAGCGACGATGACTCGCCAGCCTGGGTGACCGGCGCAGCGCGCATCCGGCTGCAACTGTCGCTAATGGTCAATTTCTTCCTGCTGATGGCGCTCTACAGCGGCGTGTTGGGTGTGCTCCTGCCCAACCAGATCGCCGAACTGTCGCCTGGAGCCAAGGAGAACAATCTGGCGCTGCTGTTCGCCATTACCTCCGTTTTCTCGACCCTGGCGACGCCGATCGCAGGCGCCCTGTCGGATCGAACGCGCAGCCGCTGGGGCCGGCGCACGCCCTGGATCGCCATTGCATCGCTTATCGGCTCGCTCTGCCTGTTCGGCGTGTCGTTGATGACCAGTTTCTGGTCACTGATGATCCTCTGGGTCATGGCCGCCATCGCCTATAACGCCATGCAGCCGGCGATGACGACACTGATCGCCGATCGCTTCTCACCGGTATCGCGCGGTGGCGTATCGGGCGTCGTCGGCGCGGGCATGACCGCGGGGCTGACGGCGGGCACGGTGGTCGCCGGCTATCTGGCCGGGGAGCGGGTGCTGGCCTATGGCCTGTTCGCAGCCGCGATCGCCGCCTCGTGCCTCGCATTCGTCGCGCTCAATCGCGAGCCGCCGAGCGATGCGATGCCCCGACGTCCGATCCACTGGGGCAGTTTCTTCAAGAGCTTCTGGATCAGTCCGCGCGAACATCCCGATTTCGCCTGGGCCTTTGCCAGCCGCTTTACCATCTATATGGGCTATCAGGCGGTCGCCGCCTATCTTCTCTATATATTGCGCGACTATATCGGCCTGGCCGACGGCGCGTCGAACATCGCCATCGCCAATATGGCGCTGCTGACGCTGATATGCCTGGTCTTGTCCTCGTTGATCTCAGGCTGGCTGTCCGACCGGTGGCAACGCCGCAAGCCCTTCGTCGTTCTGGGAAGCCTCATCATGGGCGTGGCTATGACGGCCCCGCTGCTCGCGCCATCCATGACCGGCATGTGGATTTATGCCGGGGTGATCGGCATCGGCTACGGCATGTTCATGTCGATCGACATGGCGCTGATGACGCAGGTGCTGCCCAAAAGCGCTTTGGGTGACGAGGGCAAGGATCTGGGCGTGCTGACCACGGCGGTCAACATTCCCCAGATTCTCAGCCCGGTGATGGCCGCCATCCTGCTTGGCGTTTTCGACAATGACTATCGCGCGATCTTCATCGCGGCGCTGCTGTTCGTGTTCGGATCGGCGCTGTGCGTGCTGCCGATCCGCTCGGTGCGCTAA
- a CDS encoding mandelate racemase/muconate lactonizing enzyme family protein, whose product MKITGYRSLTAYHDWRRPVGDVNGVVEAGVTEVPVLLLETDGGLAGIGLGQHGEIGRLFPAVEGADPRAVSSLYDSMLAHVFKSGHAGATFGTIAAIDMALWDLKAKMAEEPLWRTLGAGDRFVPGYASGLCYGLDEAAFASHYDAWADRGFTAAKIKGGRDLDRDIARLETVRDILSRNSSRPALMLDVNEAWNCKQAIRHLTEIEKKIDLTWIEEPVRRWDAAGHAAIARAVKTAVATGENLTGLEQYAPLFDACAVDIVQTGSVWGITHFHRVAMAAHARGLPVSPVAYNANPVAHAAAAVPNMIGIEVQDFAFPTGFDVDQQIADGGIVLGDRPGLGIIIDEAAIARSVAGNGWNVRGGPHRRPRNAGLRLVPEGGAAD is encoded by the coding sequence ATGAAGATTACAGGCTATCGCAGCCTTACCGCCTATCATGACTGGCGCCGCCCGGTCGGCGACGTCAACGGCGTCGTGGAAGCGGGCGTGACCGAAGTCCCGGTCCTGCTGCTGGAAACCGATGGCGGGCTGGCCGGCATCGGGCTTGGCCAGCATGGCGAGATCGGCCGGCTGTTCCCCGCGGTCGAGGGCGCAGACCCACGGGCGGTATCAAGCCTGTATGACTCCATGCTCGCCCATGTGTTCAAAAGCGGTCATGCCGGCGCCACCTTCGGAACGATAGCGGCAATCGACATGGCGCTTTGGGATTTGAAGGCGAAGATGGCCGAGGAGCCGCTGTGGCGCACTTTGGGCGCGGGCGACAGGTTTGTACCGGGCTATGCATCCGGCCTATGCTACGGCTTGGATGAGGCGGCGTTCGCCAGCCATTATGACGCCTGGGCCGATCGCGGGTTCACCGCAGCCAAGATCAAGGGCGGCCGCGATCTGGACCGCGACATCGCCCGACTGGAAACAGTGCGTGACATCCTGTCGCGCAACAGCAGTCGGCCTGCGCTGATGCTGGACGTCAACGAAGCGTGGAACTGCAAGCAGGCGATCCGGCACCTGACCGAGATCGAGAAGAAGATCGACCTGACCTGGATCGAGGAGCCGGTGCGTCGCTGGGACGCGGCGGGCCATGCCGCCATAGCGCGCGCCGTCAAAACGGCGGTGGCGACAGGCGAAAATCTCACCGGCCTGGAACAATATGCGCCCTTGTTCGATGCCTGCGCCGTGGACATCGTGCAGACCGGCAGCGTGTGGGGCATCACCCATTTCCACCGCGTCGCCATGGCGGCCCATGCCCGCGGGCTGCCTGTATCACCGGTCGCCTATAACGCCAATCCGGTCGCCCATGCCGCCGCCGCGGTGCCGAACATGATCGGCATCGAGGTGCAGGATTTCGCCTTTCCCACCGGCTTTGACGTCGATCAGCAAATTGCCGATGGCGGCATCGTGCTGGGTGACCGGCCCGGATTGGGCATCATCATCGACGAAGCGGCGATCGCGCGAAGCGTTGCGGGCAATGGCTGGAACGTGCGCGGCGGGCCGCATCGCCGACCGCGTAATGCCGGACTGCGCCTGGTCCCTGAGGGCGGGGCGGCCGACTGA
- a CDS encoding FadR/GntR family transcriptional regulator gives MQDRLAGGALAATQRVRRRPRLAEAVVEDLVNAIVTEMYPAGTALPPENMLCDLYGVSRTVVREATTALTEKGLVVSQQGRGTIVRDSRDWNLLDPMILAALFRREDGLSYLDNLSEIRSSLEASMAAKAAKNATSENIAELTAQIDKLEGLVEMPAAYVLEDVHFHDIIMRISGDRLSKAIIDGIQGKALNTHGYAGKLSVAHVRDTQAAHRRVHDAIVAGDPEAAGRAMREHIESSWAKRRSSRAQA, from the coding sequence ATGCAGGATAGACTGGCCGGCGGGGCTTTGGCGGCAACGCAAAGGGTGCGGCGGCGTCCCCGCCTGGCCGAAGCGGTGGTCGAGGATCTGGTCAATGCGATCGTGACCGAAATGTACCCTGCCGGCACCGCGCTGCCGCCCGAAAACATGCTGTGCGACCTATATGGCGTCAGTCGGACCGTGGTGCGCGAAGCGACGACGGCACTGACCGAGAAGGGCCTGGTGGTATCGCAACAGGGGCGCGGGACGATCGTGCGCGATTCGCGCGACTGGAACCTGCTGGACCCGATGATCCTGGCCGCCCTGTTCCGGCGGGAGGATGGCCTGTCTTATCTCGATAATCTCTCCGAGATCCGTTCTTCGCTGGAAGCGTCGATGGCGGCCAAGGCAGCGAAGAATGCGACGTCTGAAAACATCGCTGAACTGACGGCGCAGATCGACAAGCTGGAAGGGCTGGTGGAAATGCCGGCCGCTTATGTGCTGGAGGATGTGCATTTCCACGACATCATCATGCGCATATCGGGCGACCGGCTGAGCAAGGCGATCATCGACGGCATCCAGGGCAAGGCGCTCAACACGCATGGCTATGCCGGCAAGCTGAGCGTCGCGCATGTGCGGGACACCCAGGCGGCGCATCGGCGCGTCCACGACGCGATCGTCGCAGGCGATCCAGAGGCGGCCGGCCGCGCGATGCGCGAACATATCGAATCCTCCTGGGCGAAGCGGCGCAGTTCCCGCGCTCAGGCCTAG
- a CDS encoding L-rhamnose mutarotase, whose amino-acid sequence MTLGEIVRRCFVVDLVDEPESIARYREWHKPGGPPQAVTDAIRADGVTDLQIWIVGDRIVMLLEQDNALAPNGAAKAARDAANPDVQAWDALMRTFQRPLPFAPDITWAEMEQIYGLDQQP is encoded by the coding sequence ATGACATTGGGTGAGATTGTGCGACGCTGCTTCGTGGTCGATCTGGTGGACGAACCGGAGTCGATCGCGCGTTACCGCGAGTGGCACAAACCCGGCGGCCCACCGCAGGCAGTGACCGATGCGATCCGCGCCGATGGCGTGACGGATTTGCAGATATGGATTGTAGGCGATCGGATCGTCATGCTCCTGGAGCAGGACAATGCTCTTGCGCCGAACGGCGCTGCCAAGGCGGCGCGGGACGCCGCCAACCCGGACGTGCAGGCCTGGGACGCGCTGATGCGGACATTTCAACGCCCCTTGCCCTTCGCGCCGGACATCACCTGGGCCGAAATGGAGCAGATTTACGGGCTGGATCAACAGCCCTGA
- a CDS encoding aldose 1-epimerase family protein, with the protein MARLYGGDVSKRHIAERSGALSQFAGVRLMTLADGVERGVRMLQFRTGSGLAFTVLVDRAMDIAECDHAGRAVGWHSPSGFRHPGLHDYEGEGGLGWFRSMSGLNITCGLDHILFMHDDPAGHYHYGPREKVSSSLHGRVGTIPAQLTGYGEQWDGDACTFWAEGIVRQSTVFGEDLHLIRRIEADLGGDEIRLTDRVVNHGFYRTPHMFCYHINVGHPVVAEGARYVAPIRDVLWAAHADDYQAQGVGYRTLPAPIVNFHEQVWQHDMAPDADGRVEVAIVNEALGFGFSVLTRKDQFPAMFEWQNLHAGHYAVGIEPSTNHVLGKDFARDRGELIELEHGEERRYDTILRVLPDAGAVVAAVARIEGVQRQPDEDYPMPSGDYPRIGGAA; encoded by the coding sequence ATGGCCCGGCTTTATGGCGGCGACGTGTCGAAACGGCACATCGCCGAACGATCCGGCGCGCTATCGCAATTTGCAGGCGTGCGATTGATGACCTTGGCGGACGGGGTGGAGCGCGGCGTGCGGATGCTGCAATTCCGCACTGGTTCTGGCCTTGCCTTCACCGTGCTGGTGGACCGCGCCATGGACATCGCCGAATGTGACCATGCCGGGCGCGCGGTCGGCTGGCATTCGCCATCGGGCTTCCGCCATCCTGGCCTGCACGACTATGAAGGCGAGGGCGGCCTTGGCTGGTTCCGCTCCATGTCCGGCCTCAACATCACCTGCGGCCTCGACCATATCCTGTTCATGCATGACGATCCGGCCGGCCATTATCATTATGGCCCGCGCGAGAAGGTGTCTTCTTCGCTGCACGGCCGGGTCGGCACCATCCCAGCGCAACTCACCGGCTATGGCGAGCAATGGGATGGCGACGCCTGCACCTTTTGGGCCGAAGGCATCGTCCGCCAATCTACGGTGTTTGGCGAGGACTTGCACCTCATCCGCCGGATCGAGGCCGATCTGGGCGGTGATGAAATCCGCCTGACCGACCGCGTGGTCAATCATGGCTTCTACCGCACGCCGCATATGTTCTGTTATCATATCAATGTCGGCCATCCGGTCGTGGCGGAGGGCGCGCGCTATGTCGCGCCGATCCGCGACGTGCTGTGGGCCGCCCACGCCGATGACTATCAGGCGCAGGGCGTGGGCTATCGCACTTTGCCAGCGCCGATCGTCAACTTCCATGAGCAGGTGTGGCAGCATGACATGGCGCCCGACGCAGATGGACGCGTCGAAGTCGCCATAGTCAACGAAGCGCTGGGCTTCGGCTTCTCGGTCCTCACCCGCAAGGATCAATTTCCCGCCATGTTCGAATGGCAGAATCTCCATGCCGGCCATTATGCGGTGGGGATCGAACCATCGACCAACCATGTGCTAGGCAAGGATTTCGCACGCGACCGGGGCGAACTGATCGAACTGGAGCATGGCGAGGAACGCCGCTACGACACGATCCTGCGCGTCCTGCCCGATGCCGGTGCGGTGGTGGCGGCGGTGGCCCGGATCGAGGGTGTCCAGCGTCAGCCGGACGAGGATTATCCCATGCCTTCCGGCGACTATCCCCGGATCGGGGGCGCAGCATGA
- a CDS encoding SDR family NAD(P)-dependent oxidoreductase, with amino-acid sequence MKGRTVLYTGAAGGLGLDTTLLLIEGGATVIAIDNDPAKVARLTKAAAGKGPGRLVVSTADLSDLASFRATLDTLLVDHGGFDIVINNAAIYPSKPFEDFSIEEHQLVQRINVDAGIVAVQAALPGMRARGFGRIINIASITLSGGWANLSPYVASKGALVGLTRAWAREFGPHGVTVNAIAPGAFPTDAEKIHPDPLGYNRMVLDAQAVKRRGVAADIAYAIAFFAAEEAGFITGQTLHVNGGWVMA; translated from the coding sequence ATGAAGGGTCGGACGGTCCTCTACACCGGCGCGGCCGGGGGCCTGGGTCTCGACACGACGCTGCTGCTGATCGAAGGCGGGGCGACCGTGATCGCGATCGACAATGATCCGGCCAAGGTGGCGCGGCTCACCAAAGCGGCGGCAGGCAAGGGACCGGGGCGACTGGTCGTATCGACCGCCGATCTCTCCGACCTCGCCAGCTTTCGCGCAACGCTCGACACGCTCCTTGTCGACCATGGCGGCTTCGACATCGTCATTAACAATGCCGCCATCTACCCGTCCAAGCCGTTCGAGGATTTTTCGATCGAGGAGCATCAACTGGTCCAGCGGATCAATGTCGATGCCGGGATCGTCGCGGTGCAGGCGGCGCTGCCGGGGATGCGCGCCAGAGGCTTCGGGCGCATCATCAATATCGCCAGCATCACCCTGTCGGGCGGCTGGGCGAACCTGTCGCCCTATGTCGCGTCGAAGGGTGCGCTGGTCGGCCTGACCCGCGCCTGGGCGCGCGAATTCGGCCCCCATGGGGTCACCGTCAACGCGATCGCACCGGGCGCCTTCCCGACCGACGCAGAAAAAATCCACCCCGATCCGCTAGGCTATAACCGCATGGTGTTGGATGCGCAGGCGGTCAAGCGCCGCGGCGTCGCTGCCGATATCGCCTATGCCATCGCCTTTTTCGCCGCCGAGGAAGCGGGCTTCATCACTGGCCAGACGCTGCACGTCAACGGCGGCTGGGTCATGGCCTGA
- a CDS encoding CaiB/BaiF CoA-transferase family protein: MTILKDIRVLDCSIAMAGPFAAQRLGDMGADVVKVEPTSGEWQRHASAGGATGNSINVSFLSLNRNKRSLAIDLKSPEGKAVLLDLVKDADIFLQNYRPGVAERLGVDYATLSAINPRLIYVSMSGYGEDGPYRLYPGQDLLLQGMSGAMLSAGAEGAPPSPAGQYLVDAVTAYTAFEGALAALFHRERTGEGQLVQVNMLDAITTLQMQELSVFTVGGKAQTRSAEPHAHSYIRAPYGVFATADGYMTLAMASLKTLGQVLDDPFFAELDEERDGWTQRDAIFAQVKTHLVTRDTAYWLETFRAVDIWCGPVYGYADLVDDPQIQHNGTFVEYDHATEGRVKVPGFPIRFSKTPSAITRGAPLVGEHSRDVLGEIGRSEEQIAQLIESGVVRQHA; encoded by the coding sequence ATGACCATTCTCAAGGATATTCGCGTTCTCGACTGCTCGATCGCCATGGCCGGGCCGTTCGCGGCGCAGCGGTTGGGCGATATGGGCGCCGACGTCGTCAAGGTCGAACCGACTAGCGGCGAATGGCAGCGCCACGCCTCGGCCGGCGGCGCGACCGGCAACAGCATCAACGTCTCCTTCCTCTCGCTCAACCGCAACAAGCGGTCGCTGGCGATCGATCTGAAATCGCCCGAAGGCAAGGCGGTGCTGCTCGACCTCGTGAAGGACGCCGACATCTTCCTCCAGAACTACCGCCCCGGCGTCGCCGAACGGCTTGGCGTCGATTATGCGACCCTGTCTGCGATCAACCCGCGCCTCATCTATGTGTCCATGTCCGGCTATGGCGAGGATGGACCCTATCGCCTTTATCCGGGGCAGGATCTGCTGCTCCAGGGCATGTCGGGCGCCATGCTGTCGGCCGGGGCGGAAGGCGCGCCGCCATCGCCCGCCGGCCAATATCTGGTCGATGCGGTGACCGCCTATACCGCCTTCGAAGGCGCGCTCGCCGCGCTCTTCCACCGCGAACGGACCGGGGAGGGGCAGCTGGTGCAGGTCAATATGCTCGACGCCATAACGACCCTCCAGATGCAGGAATTGTCGGTCTTCACCGTTGGCGGCAAAGCGCAGACGCGCTCTGCCGAACCCCACGCCCACAGCTATATCCGCGCGCCCTATGGCGTGTTCGCGACGGCCGACGGCTATATGACGCTGGCCATGGCGTCGCTCAAAACATTGGGGCAGGTGCTGGACGATCCCTTCTTTGCCGAACTGGATGAAGAACGGGACGGCTGGACCCAGCGCGACGCCATCTTCGCCCAGGTGAAGACGCATCTCGTCACCCGTGATACCGCCTATTGGCTGGAGACGTTCCGCGCCGTCGATATCTGGTGCGGGCCGGTCTATGGCTATGCCGACTTGGTCGACGATCCACAGATCCAGCACAACGGCACTTTCGTCGAATATGACCATGCGACCGAAGGCCGGGTCAAGGTGCCGGGCTTCCCCATCCGCTTCTCCAAGACGCCGTCCGCCATTACCCGCGGCGCGCCGCTGGTCGGCGAACATAGCCGCGATGTGCTGGGGGAAATCGGTCGCAGCGAAGAGCAAATCGCGCAGCTGATCGAATCCGGCGTGGTGCGCCAGCACGCATGA
- a CDS encoding enoyl-CoA hydratase/isomerase family protein, with amino-acid sequence MSAQLRFDIADRIATITLNRPEKLNAMTPEMAAALVDSVSECNSSDAVRVLIVTGAGKKAFSAGSDIATLDAYATPWDFRNRQDYCDALRACRKPVIAAINGYALGGGLETAMACDIRIASSNARFAAPEIKLGWIGGGGMAVGLAHSIGMSNAALMLYTGDMVSAEQALAWGLISEVTAPDQLLARAQAIAATIAERAPIAAETAKLNLRAAHQMPYDKAIDYERDLQAICFATADAAEGRAAFAERRAPDFHRR; translated from the coding sequence ATGAGCGCCCAACTGCGCTTCGACATCGCCGATCGCATCGCCACTATCACGCTCAACCGCCCGGAAAAGCTCAACGCGATGACGCCGGAGATGGCGGCGGCGCTGGTCGATTCGGTCAGCGAGTGCAACAGTTCCGACGCGGTGCGCGTGCTGATCGTGACGGGTGCGGGGAAGAAGGCTTTCTCGGCCGGTTCCGATATTGCGACGCTGGACGCCTATGCGACCCCCTGGGACTTTCGCAACCGGCAGGATTATTGCGATGCGCTGCGCGCCTGCCGCAAGCCGGTAATCGCGGCGATCAACGGCTATGCCCTGGGCGGGGGGCTGGAAACCGCCATGGCCTGCGACATCCGCATCGCGTCGAGCAACGCCCGCTTTGCCGCGCCGGAAATCAAGCTGGGCTGGATCGGCGGCGGCGGCATGGCGGTGGGGCTGGCCCATTCGATCGGCATGTCGAACGCGGCGCTAATGCTCTACACCGGCGATATGGTTAGCGCCGAGCAGGCCTTGGCTTGGGGGCTGATCAGCGAAGTGACCGCGCCCGACCAGTTGCTGGCGCGCGCGCAGGCTATCGCCGCCACCATTGCGGAGCGCGCCCCGATCGCCGCGGAAACCGCCAAGCTCAACCTGCGCGCCGCGCACCAGATGCCTTATGACAAGGCGATCGACTATGAGCGCGATCTGCAAGCGATCTGCTTCGCCACAGCCGACGCCGCCGAGGGTCGCGCCGCCTTTGCCGAGCGGCGCGCGCCCGATTTCCACCGGCGCTGA
- a CDS encoding fumarylacetoacetate hydrolase family protein has protein sequence MDLTPAAILPTDPQALLFGRVWRPDRDGPSLVRVDGDRLTDISICFATARDLCEAASPAQALRDAKGEDAGSLADILANTPPERRDPTQPWLLSPIDLQAVKAAGVTFVTSMLERVIEEKARGDRQAAVQIREQVRALVGNDLRDLKPGSPQAAQLKQTLIDAGAWSQYLEVGIGPDAEIFTKAQPMATVGAGSAIGVHPASVWNNPEPEVVLVIASDGRIVGATLGNDVNLRDVEGRSALLLGKAKDNMAAAAVGPFVRLFDGGFDLKAVEAITVSLSVHGRDGFVMEGRSAMAQISRSPAELAAQAVNAHHPYPDGLILYLGTLFAPTQDRGEPGRGFTHAEGDEVRIGCDELGTLVNRVTATDRVEPWTFGVGALMRNLARRGLL, from the coding sequence ATGGACCTGACCCCAGCCGCGATCCTGCCGACCGATCCCCAAGCCCTCTTGTTCGGTCGCGTCTGGCGGCCCGATCGCGACGGGCCGTCGCTGGTGCGGGTCGATGGCGATCGACTGACCGATATCTCCATCTGCTTCGCGACCGCGCGCGACCTGTGCGAAGCCGCCTCCCCGGCGCAGGCGCTGCGCGACGCGAAGGGCGAGGATGCCGGCTCCCTTGCCGACATCCTCGCCAACACCCCGCCGGAGCGCCGCGATCCGACGCAGCCCTGGCTGCTGTCCCCCATCGACCTGCAAGCCGTGAAGGCGGCAGGCGTGACCTTCGTCACATCTATGCTGGAACGGGTGATCGAGGAGAAAGCGCGGGGCGACCGGCAAGCCGCCGTCCAGATTCGCGAGCAGGTGCGCGCGCTGGTCGGTAACGATCTGCGCGACCTCAAGCCAGGGTCGCCGCAGGCCGCGCAACTCAAGCAGACGCTGATCGACGCAGGCGCATGGAGCCAATATCTGGAGGTCGGCATCGGCCCCGACGCCGAAATCTTCACCAAGGCGCAGCCGATGGCGACGGTTGGCGCGGGCAGCGCCATCGGCGTCCATCCCGCGTCGGTCTGGAACAATCCAGAACCCGAAGTGGTGCTGGTGATCGCATCGGACGGGCGGATTGTCGGCGCGACGCTGGGCAATGACGTCAATCTGCGCGATGTCGAGGGGCGCTCTGCGCTGCTGCTGGGCAAGGCCAAGGACAATATGGCCGCGGCGGCGGTCGGCCCCTTCGTGCGGTTGTTCGACGGCGGCTTCGACCTCAAGGCGGTGGAGGCGATCACCGTCTCCCTGTCCGTCCATGGTCGGGACGGCTTCGTCATGGAAGGGCGATCGGCGATGGCGCAGATCAGCCGTTCCCCCGCAGAGCTTGCGGCGCAGGCGGTGAACGCCCATCATCCCTATCCCGATGGCCTCATCCTCTATCTCGGCACGCTCTTCGCGCCAACACAGGACCGGGGCGAGCCGGGACGGGGTTTCACCCATGCGGAAGGAGACGAGGTGCGGATTGGCTGTGATGAGTTGGGGACTTTGGTGAATCGGGTGACGGCCACCGATCGGGTCGAACCATGGACCTTTGGCGTCGGCGCGCTAATGCGCAACCTGGCCCGGCGAGGCCTGTTGTGA
- a CDS encoding D-glycerate dehydrogenase produces the protein MSARPRILLTRRWPEEVEQRLIASYDVTLNESDRPMDAASLAQAMRDHDALCPTVTDRLTRDIVLAQGRRARIIANYGAGYEHIDLDAAREAGLAVTNTPDVLTEATADIAMTLMLMAMRRASEGERELRAGDWAGWRPTHMIGQSLDGKLLGLVGFGRIARAVAKRAAAFGMRIAYHSRRPADDMPADAYFADLGALAQQADVLSLHAPGGAETRHMVDAALLARMPVHGVLVNTGRGSLVDEAALAQSLAEQRIAAAGLDVYESEPQVHPTLIALRNVVLLPHLGSATIEARTAMGMKVADNLDRFFAGEPLHDPVA, from the coding sequence GTGAGCGCGCGCCCCCGCATCCTTCTCACCCGGCGCTGGCCGGAGGAGGTCGAACAACGGTTGATAGCGTCCTATGACGTGACCCTAAACGAAAGTGACCGGCCGATGGACGCGGCGTCGCTGGCCCAGGCGATGCGCGATCATGATGCGCTCTGCCCGACCGTCACCGATCGGCTGACGCGCGACATCGTGCTGGCCCAAGGGCGCCGGGCGCGGATCATTGCCAATTATGGCGCGGGCTATGAGCATATCGATCTCGACGCCGCGCGCGAAGCGGGGCTGGCCGTCACCAACACGCCCGATGTGCTGACGGAGGCGACCGCCGACATCGCCATGACCCTGATGCTGATGGCGATGCGCCGGGCAAGCGAGGGTGAGCGCGAGTTGCGGGCCGGCGACTGGGCCGGCTGGCGGCCGACCCATATGATCGGCCAGTCGCTCGACGGCAAGCTGCTGGGGCTGGTCGGCTTCGGCCGGATCGCGCGCGCAGTGGCCAAGCGTGCGGCGGCCTTCGGGATGCGCATCGCCTATCATAGTCGGCGGCCAGCCGACGATATGCCGGCCGATGCCTATTTTGCCGATCTTGGCGCGCTGGCGCAGCAGGCGGATGTCCTGTCGCTCCATGCGCCGGGCGGCGCGGAGACGCGGCACATGGTCGATGCGGCGTTGCTGGCGCGGATGCCGGTCCATGGCGTGCTGGTAAATACCGGGCGGGGATCGCTGGTCGATGAAGCCGCGCTGGCGCAGTCCCTGGCGGAGCAACGGATCGCAGCCGCCGGGCTTGACGTCTATGAAAGCGAACCGCAGGTGCATCCCACTCTGATTGCCCTGCGCAATGTCGTGCTGCTCCCGCATCTGGGCAGTGCGACGATCGAGGCGCGCACCGCCATGGGGATGAAGGTCGCGGACAATCTCGACCGTTTCTTTGCCGGCGAGCCGCTGCATGACCCCGTCGCTTGA
- a CDS encoding kinase, with protein sequence MTPSLDRIAAATRTWLAATDRPLILGLCGAQGSGKSTIAAGLQTQMEAEGRRTAILSLDDLYLSGAARARLAQAVHPLFRTRGVPGTHDAVRGIAILDVAKGGEALLLPRFDKGRDEPFAQDEAAGPVDLLIFEGWCVGARPQAETALAAPVNALERREDPDAVWRRHVNRQLWGIYAELFARIDRLVLLAAPDFAVVRDWRGQQEEALWASKASGAMDAAQLDRFVQHYERLTRHILAEMPGRADLTLSLDHNRQPRAAA encoded by the coding sequence ATGACCCCGTCGCTTGACCGGATCGCCGCGGCGACGCGGACATGGCTTGCGGCGACCGACCGGCCGCTGATCCTGGGCCTGTGCGGCGCGCAGGGATCGGGCAAATCGACGATCGCGGCCGGATTGCAAACGCAGATGGAGGCGGAAGGACGGCGGACCGCGATCCTGTCGCTAGACGACCTCTATCTGAGCGGCGCGGCGCGGGCGCGACTGGCGCAAGCGGTGCATCCGCTCTTTCGCACGCGCGGGGTGCCGGGCACCCATGATGCAGTGCGCGGCATCGCCATTCTGGATGTGGCCAAGGGCGGTGAGGCGCTGCTGCTGCCGCGTTTCGACAAGGGACGGGACGAACCGTTCGCGCAGGATGAAGCGGCCGGGCCGGTCGATCTGCTGATCTTCGAGGGCTGGTGCGTCGGTGCGCGGCCGCAGGCGGAAACGGCGCTCGCCGCGCCGGTCAATGCGCTGGAGCGGCGCGAAGACCCGGACGCGGTCTGGCGGCGGCATGTCAACCGCCAGCTCTGGGGCATCTATGCCGAATTGTTCGCCCGCATCGACCGGCTGGTCCTGCTCGCCGCGCCTGACTTTGCCGTAGTGCGCGACTGGCGCGGGCAGCAGGAGGAGGCTTTGTGGGCCAGCAAGGCCAGCGGGGCGATGGACGCCGCGCAACTCGACCGCTTCGTGCAGCATTATGAGCGGCTGACCCGGCATATATTGGCGGAAATGCCGGGCCGCGCTGATCTCACACTATCCCTCGACCATAACCGCCAGCCAAGGGCCGCAGCATGA